A genomic region of Enterococcus sp. 12C11_DIV0727 contains the following coding sequences:
- a CDS encoding AraC family transcriptional regulator, whose protein sequence is MKKKLPYNGTEYYGFNMTDADFIVRKIIFQSETIKTSRMSVQFFFIESGSGKIQINNQEYSLKKGSVLWLFSYHVYQIVEVEEAIQAITFELSLNVLMLATLTTRSVEQHMNFFEYWDTPALDCSKNEFAYLQTIFTHALNESEQQERLYDLSLLADLYQVIVWFERTARRNWIREKDMRDLSSKTLMYLHFHFRETLTLDQTAEKFKSTPQTINRGLKKLTGKTFGDILSEVRINNALAMLNFDELGIAFIADFVGYYSVPSFNKQFKRITGYSPTEIKKIKPTQKQVNSFRFQNSLPFEIYTYINQHYSEPITVQTVAKYFYSSPTKIDQIILAEFAMTFNALVEYNRMLFARSLLLSSSKKISEVAEACGYQSIRTFNRHFLTFWGNTPSKYKELITASKKGQ, encoded by the coding sequence ATGAAAAAGAAACTTCCATATAATGGGACGGAGTATTATGGTTTTAACATGACGGATGCAGATTTTATCGTAAGAAAAATAATTTTTCAAAGTGAAACCATTAAAACTAGCCGGATGTCGGTCCAATTTTTCTTTATTGAAAGTGGTTCAGGTAAAATTCAAATCAACAATCAAGAATACAGCTTAAAAAAAGGGAGTGTTCTCTGGTTATTTTCTTATCATGTCTATCAGATTGTTGAAGTGGAGGAAGCGATTCAAGCCATCACGTTCGAGTTATCCTTAAATGTGTTAATGCTCGCTACATTGACCACTCGCTCCGTCGAACAACATATGAATTTTTTTGAGTATTGGGATACACCTGCTTTAGACTGTAGTAAGAACGAATTTGCCTATCTACAAACAATCTTTACCCATGCTTTAAACGAATCTGAGCAGCAAGAACGTCTTTATGATTTATCCTTACTAGCTGACTTATATCAAGTGATCGTTTGGTTTGAACGAACGGCTAGACGTAATTGGATTCGGGAAAAAGATATGCGTGATCTCAGTTCAAAAACGCTGATGTATCTTCATTTTCATTTTAGAGAAACATTAACACTTGATCAAACGGCTGAAAAATTCAAAAGTACGCCTCAAACAATCAATCGAGGTTTAAAAAAACTGACAGGAAAAACCTTTGGAGACATTTTAAGCGAAGTTCGGATCAATAATGCATTAGCAATGCTGAATTTTGACGAGTTAGGGATTGCATTTATTGCAGATTTTGTAGGCTATTATTCAGTCCCTAGTTTTAATAAACAATTTAAACGAATAACTGGTTATTCGCCAACAGAAATCAAAAAAATAAAGCCAACACAGAAACAAGTCAATTCTTTTCGTTTCCAAAATAGCTTGCCTTTTGAAATCTATACCTATATTAACCAACATTATAGTGAACCAATCACCGTTCAAACAGTAGCGAAATACTTTTATTCAAGTCCAACAAAAATCGACCAAATCATTTTAGCGGAATTTGCGATGACCTTTAATGCCTTAGTCGAATATAACCGCATGTTATTTGCTCGTTCACTGTTGTTAAGTTCATCTAAAAAAATCAGTGAAGTCGCTGAAGCGTGCGGGTATCAATCAATCCGGACCTTTAATCGCCACTTTTTAACTTTTTGGGGAAATACACCGAGTAAATATAAAGAATTGATAACGGCTAGTAAGAAAGGACAGTAA